In a genomic window of Festucalex cinctus isolate MCC-2025b chromosome 11, RoL_Fcin_1.0, whole genome shotgun sequence:
- the piga gene encoding phosphatidylinositol N-acetylglucosaminyltransferase subunit A isoform X5: MGHKRRAAAFNHESQAVCGHSAEAIKAPCLMEKGHKVVIVTHAYGRRKGVSMPLLRCVFVRERITVVHSHSSFSAMAHDALFHAKTMGLNTVFTDHSLFGFADVSSVLTNKLLTVSLCDTNHIVCVSYTSKENTVLRAALDPEIVSVIPNAVEHGDFTPDPSQRHDDRITIVVISRLVYRKGIDLLSGIIPELCLKHPNLHFLIGGEGPKRLVLEEVREKYQLHDRVRLLGPLEHKDVRGVLVQGHIFLNTSLTEAFCMAIVEGASCGLQVVSTRVGGIPEVLPEDLITLCEPTVSSLCAGLEAVIARQRSGSVSTPASIHARVRNLYTWRNVAERTEKVYDRVCGEEVLPLDRRLRRLRTHCGPVAGSIFAFVAVLDFFFLLFLQWILPDRHVDVAVDASGPLGLWRQQPNGRKDKAPSKRVVK, encoded by the exons ATGGGCCACAAGAGAAGGGCAGCAGCATTCAATCATGAATCTCAGGCAGTCTGTGGACACTCAGCAGAAGCTATCAAAGCCCCC TGTCTGATGGAGAAGGGACACAAGGTGGTGATTGTCACACACGCCTACGGCCGCAGGAAGGGCGTCAG CATGCCGCTCCTGCGCTGTGTGTTTGTCAGGGAGCGCATCACTGTGGTGCACTCGCACAGCTCATTCTCTGCTATGGCCCACGATGCTTTGTTCCATGCTAAGACCATGGGACTGAACACG GTGTTCACTGACCACTCGCTCTTTGGCTTTGCCGACGTGAGTTCCGTGCTGACCAACAAGCTCCTGACGGTGTCGCTGTGCGACACCAACCACATCGTGTGCGTCTCCTACACCAGCAAGGAGAACACCGTTCTGCGTGCCGCGCTCGATCCGGAAATCGTCTCTGTCATTCCCAACGCCGTCGAGCACGGCGACTTCACGCCCGATCCGTCTCAGCGCCACGACGACAGGATCACCATCGTTGTGATCAGTCGCCTCGTCTACCGCAAAG GCATTGATCTTCTCAGTGGAATCATACCAGAGCTCTGCCTCAAACATCCAAATCTACATTTCCTCATTGGTGGAGAGGGACCAAAGAGACTTGTGTTGGAAGAAGTGAGGGAGAAATACCAGCTACATGACAG GGTGCGCCTGTTGGGGCCTCTGGAGCACAAAGATGTCCGAGGAGTTTTGGTGCAGGGTCACATCTTCCTCAACACGTCACTCACTGAAGCCTTCTGCATGGCCATTGTGGAAGGAGCCAGTTGTGGACTGCAG GTCGTCAGCACTCGCGTGGGTGGGATTCCCGAGGTGCTTCCCGAGGACTTGATCACGCTTTGTGAGCCAACGGTGAGCTCGCTGTGTGCCGGGCTGGAAGCGGTCATAGCGCGGCAGCGTTCTGGCTCCGTCTCCACGCCCGCCTCCATTCACGCGCGGGTGCGGAACTTGTACACCTGGAGAAATGTTGCCGAGAGGACCGAGAAG gTGTATGACAGAGTATGCGGCGAGGAGGTGCTTCCGCTTGACCGACGCCTCCGGAGGCTTAGGACTCACTGCGGCCCGGTGGCCGGTTCCATCTTTGCCTTTGTGGCGGTTCTAGACTTCTTCTTCCTGTTGTTCCTCCAGTGGATACTGCCTGACAGGCACGTGGACGTGGCCGTGGATGCCAGCGGTCCTCTCGGACTGTGGAGGCAACAACCAAACGGGAGGAAAGATAAAGCTCCGTCAAAAAGAGTCGTCAAGTAA
- the piga gene encoding phosphatidylinositol N-acetylglucosaminyltransferase subunit A isoform X4, whose amino-acid sequence MGHKRRAAAFNHESQAVCGHSAEAIKAPVRKHSICMVSDFFYPNMGGVESHIYLLSQCLMEKGHKVMYNQSTTTTFFHSMPLLRCVFVRERITVVHSHSSFSAMAHDALFHAKTMGLNTVFTDHSLFGFADVSSVLTNKLLTVSLCDTNHIVCVSYTSKENTVLRAALDPEIVSVIPNAVEHGDFTPDPSQRHDDRITIVVISRLVYRKGIDLLSGIIPELCLKHPNLHFLIGGEGPKRLVLEEVREKYQLHDRVRLLGPLEHKDVRGVLVQGHIFLNTSLTEAFCMAIVEGASCGLQVVSTRVGGIPEVLPEDLITLCEPTVSSLCAGLEAVIARQRSGSVSTPASIHARVRNLYTWRNVAERTEKVYDRVCGEEVLPLDRRLRRLRTHCGPVAGSIFAFVAVLDFFFLLFLQWILPDRHVDVAVDASGPLGLWRQQPNGRKDKAPSKRVVK is encoded by the exons ATGGGCCACAAGAGAAGGGCAGCAGCATTCAATCATGAATCTCAGGCAGTCTGTGGACACTCAGCAGAAGCTATCAAAGCCCCCGTGAGGAAACACAGCATCTGCATGGTGTCTGACTTCTTCTATCCCAACATGGGAGGAGTGGAGAGTCACATTTACCTCCTGTCCCAGTGTCTGATGGAGAAGGGACACAAG GTGATGTACAACcagtccaccaccaccaccttctTCCACAGCATGCCGCTCCTGCGCTGTGTGTTTGTCAGGGAGCGCATCACTGTGGTGCACTCGCACAGCTCATTCTCTGCTATGGCCCACGATGCTTTGTTCCATGCTAAGACCATGGGACTGAACACG GTGTTCACTGACCACTCGCTCTTTGGCTTTGCCGACGTGAGTTCCGTGCTGACCAACAAGCTCCTGACGGTGTCGCTGTGCGACACCAACCACATCGTGTGCGTCTCCTACACCAGCAAGGAGAACACCGTTCTGCGTGCCGCGCTCGATCCGGAAATCGTCTCTGTCATTCCCAACGCCGTCGAGCACGGCGACTTCACGCCCGATCCGTCTCAGCGCCACGACGACAGGATCACCATCGTTGTGATCAGTCGCCTCGTCTACCGCAAAG GCATTGATCTTCTCAGTGGAATCATACCAGAGCTCTGCCTCAAACATCCAAATCTACATTTCCTCATTGGTGGAGAGGGACCAAAGAGACTTGTGTTGGAAGAAGTGAGGGAGAAATACCAGCTACATGACAG GGTGCGCCTGTTGGGGCCTCTGGAGCACAAAGATGTCCGAGGAGTTTTGGTGCAGGGTCACATCTTCCTCAACACGTCACTCACTGAAGCCTTCTGCATGGCCATTGTGGAAGGAGCCAGTTGTGGACTGCAG GTCGTCAGCACTCGCGTGGGTGGGATTCCCGAGGTGCTTCCCGAGGACTTGATCACGCTTTGTGAGCCAACGGTGAGCTCGCTGTGTGCCGGGCTGGAAGCGGTCATAGCGCGGCAGCGTTCTGGCTCCGTCTCCACGCCCGCCTCCATTCACGCGCGGGTGCGGAACTTGTACACCTGGAGAAATGTTGCCGAGAGGACCGAGAAG gTGTATGACAGAGTATGCGGCGAGGAGGTGCTTCCGCTTGACCGACGCCTCCGGAGGCTTAGGACTCACTGCGGCCCGGTGGCCGGTTCCATCTTTGCCTTTGTGGCGGTTCTAGACTTCTTCTTCCTGTTGTTCCTCCAGTGGATACTGCCTGACAGGCACGTGGACGTGGCCGTGGATGCCAGCGGTCCTCTCGGACTGTGGAGGCAACAACCAAACGGGAGGAAAGATAAAGCTCCGTCAAAAAGAGTCGTCAAGTAA
- the piga gene encoding phosphatidylinositol N-acetylglucosaminyltransferase subunit A isoform X2 codes for MGHKRRAAAFNHESQAVCGHSAEAIKAPVRKHSICMVSDFFYPNMGGVESHIYLLSQCLMEKGHKVVIVTHAYGRRKGVSMPLLRCVFVRERITVVHSHSSFSAMAHDALFHAKTMGLNTVFTDHSLFGFADVSSVLTNKLLTVSLCDTNHIVCVSYTSKENTVLRAALDPEIVSVIPNAVEHGDFTPDPSQRHDDRITIVVISRLVYRKGIDLLSGIIPELCLKHPNLHFLIGGEGPKRLVLEEVREKYQLHDRVRLLGPLEHKDVRGVLVQGHIFLNTSLTEAFCMAIVEGASCGLQVVSTRVGGIPEVLPEDLITLCEPTVSSLCAGLEAVIARQRSGSVSTPASIHARVRNLYTWRNVAERTEKVYDRVCGEEVLPLDRRLRRLRTHCGPVAGSIFAFVAVLDFFFLLFLQWILPDRHVDVAVDASGPLGLWRQQPNGRKDKAPSKRVVK; via the exons ATGGGCCACAAGAGAAGGGCAGCAGCATTCAATCATGAATCTCAGGCAGTCTGTGGACACTCAGCAGAAGCTATCAAAGCCCCCGTGAGGAAACACAGCATCTGCATGGTGTCTGACTTCTTCTATCCCAACATGGGAGGAGTGGAGAGTCACATTTACCTCCTGTCCCAGTGTCTGATGGAGAAGGGACACAAGGTGGTGATTGTCACACACGCCTACGGCCGCAGGAAGGGCGTCAG CATGCCGCTCCTGCGCTGTGTGTTTGTCAGGGAGCGCATCACTGTGGTGCACTCGCACAGCTCATTCTCTGCTATGGCCCACGATGCTTTGTTCCATGCTAAGACCATGGGACTGAACACG GTGTTCACTGACCACTCGCTCTTTGGCTTTGCCGACGTGAGTTCCGTGCTGACCAACAAGCTCCTGACGGTGTCGCTGTGCGACACCAACCACATCGTGTGCGTCTCCTACACCAGCAAGGAGAACACCGTTCTGCGTGCCGCGCTCGATCCGGAAATCGTCTCTGTCATTCCCAACGCCGTCGAGCACGGCGACTTCACGCCCGATCCGTCTCAGCGCCACGACGACAGGATCACCATCGTTGTGATCAGTCGCCTCGTCTACCGCAAAG GCATTGATCTTCTCAGTGGAATCATACCAGAGCTCTGCCTCAAACATCCAAATCTACATTTCCTCATTGGTGGAGAGGGACCAAAGAGACTTGTGTTGGAAGAAGTGAGGGAGAAATACCAGCTACATGACAG GGTGCGCCTGTTGGGGCCTCTGGAGCACAAAGATGTCCGAGGAGTTTTGGTGCAGGGTCACATCTTCCTCAACACGTCACTCACTGAAGCCTTCTGCATGGCCATTGTGGAAGGAGCCAGTTGTGGACTGCAG GTCGTCAGCACTCGCGTGGGTGGGATTCCCGAGGTGCTTCCCGAGGACTTGATCACGCTTTGTGAGCCAACGGTGAGCTCGCTGTGTGCCGGGCTGGAAGCGGTCATAGCGCGGCAGCGTTCTGGCTCCGTCTCCACGCCCGCCTCCATTCACGCGCGGGTGCGGAACTTGTACACCTGGAGAAATGTTGCCGAGAGGACCGAGAAG gTGTATGACAGAGTATGCGGCGAGGAGGTGCTTCCGCTTGACCGACGCCTCCGGAGGCTTAGGACTCACTGCGGCCCGGTGGCCGGTTCCATCTTTGCCTTTGTGGCGGTTCTAGACTTCTTCTTCCTGTTGTTCCTCCAGTGGATACTGCCTGACAGGCACGTGGACGTGGCCGTGGATGCCAGCGGTCCTCTCGGACTGTGGAGGCAACAACCAAACGGGAGGAAAGATAAAGCTCCGTCAAAAAGAGTCGTCAAGTAA
- the piga gene encoding phosphatidylinositol N-acetylglucosaminyltransferase subunit A isoform X1 has product MGHKRRAAAFNHESQAVCGHSAEAIKAPVRKHSICMVSDFFYPNMGGVESHIYLLSQCLMEKGHKVVIVTHAYGRRKGVRYLTNGLKVYYLPLHVMYNQSTTTTFFHSMPLLRCVFVRERITVVHSHSSFSAMAHDALFHAKTMGLNTVFTDHSLFGFADVSSVLTNKLLTVSLCDTNHIVCVSYTSKENTVLRAALDPEIVSVIPNAVEHGDFTPDPSQRHDDRITIVVISRLVYRKGIDLLSGIIPELCLKHPNLHFLIGGEGPKRLVLEEVREKYQLHDRVRLLGPLEHKDVRGVLVQGHIFLNTSLTEAFCMAIVEGASCGLQVVSTRVGGIPEVLPEDLITLCEPTVSSLCAGLEAVIARQRSGSVSTPASIHARVRNLYTWRNVAERTEKVYDRVCGEEVLPLDRRLRRLRTHCGPVAGSIFAFVAVLDFFFLLFLQWILPDRHVDVAVDASGPLGLWRQQPNGRKDKAPSKRVVK; this is encoded by the exons ATGGGCCACAAGAGAAGGGCAGCAGCATTCAATCATGAATCTCAGGCAGTCTGTGGACACTCAGCAGAAGCTATCAAAGCCCCCGTGAGGAAACACAGCATCTGCATGGTGTCTGACTTCTTCTATCCCAACATGGGAGGAGTGGAGAGTCACATTTACCTCCTGTCCCAGTGTCTGATGGAGAAGGGACACAAGGTGGTGATTGTCACACACGCCTACGGCCGCAGGAAGGGCGTCAGGTACCTGACCAATGGCCTTAAGGTCTACTACCTGCCTCTGCATGTGATGTACAACcagtccaccaccaccaccttctTCCACAGCATGCCGCTCCTGCGCTGTGTGTTTGTCAGGGAGCGCATCACTGTGGTGCACTCGCACAGCTCATTCTCTGCTATGGCCCACGATGCTTTGTTCCATGCTAAGACCATGGGACTGAACACG GTGTTCACTGACCACTCGCTCTTTGGCTTTGCCGACGTGAGTTCCGTGCTGACCAACAAGCTCCTGACGGTGTCGCTGTGCGACACCAACCACATCGTGTGCGTCTCCTACACCAGCAAGGAGAACACCGTTCTGCGTGCCGCGCTCGATCCGGAAATCGTCTCTGTCATTCCCAACGCCGTCGAGCACGGCGACTTCACGCCCGATCCGTCTCAGCGCCACGACGACAGGATCACCATCGTTGTGATCAGTCGCCTCGTCTACCGCAAAG GCATTGATCTTCTCAGTGGAATCATACCAGAGCTCTGCCTCAAACATCCAAATCTACATTTCCTCATTGGTGGAGAGGGACCAAAGAGACTTGTGTTGGAAGAAGTGAGGGAGAAATACCAGCTACATGACAG GGTGCGCCTGTTGGGGCCTCTGGAGCACAAAGATGTCCGAGGAGTTTTGGTGCAGGGTCACATCTTCCTCAACACGTCACTCACTGAAGCCTTCTGCATGGCCATTGTGGAAGGAGCCAGTTGTGGACTGCAG GTCGTCAGCACTCGCGTGGGTGGGATTCCCGAGGTGCTTCCCGAGGACTTGATCACGCTTTGTGAGCCAACGGTGAGCTCGCTGTGTGCCGGGCTGGAAGCGGTCATAGCGCGGCAGCGTTCTGGCTCCGTCTCCACGCCCGCCTCCATTCACGCGCGGGTGCGGAACTTGTACACCTGGAGAAATGTTGCCGAGAGGACCGAGAAG gTGTATGACAGAGTATGCGGCGAGGAGGTGCTTCCGCTTGACCGACGCCTCCGGAGGCTTAGGACTCACTGCGGCCCGGTGGCCGGTTCCATCTTTGCCTTTGTGGCGGTTCTAGACTTCTTCTTCCTGTTGTTCCTCCAGTGGATACTGCCTGACAGGCACGTGGACGTGGCCGTGGATGCCAGCGGTCCTCTCGGACTGTGGAGGCAACAACCAAACGGGAGGAAAGATAAAGCTCCGTCAAAAAGAGTCGTCAAGTAA
- the piga gene encoding phosphatidylinositol N-acetylglucosaminyltransferase subunit A isoform X3, whose amino-acid sequence MGHKRRAAAFNHESQAVCGHSAEAIKAPCLMEKGHKVVIVTHAYGRRKGVRYLTNGLKVYYLPLHVMYNQSTTTTFFHSMPLLRCVFVRERITVVHSHSSFSAMAHDALFHAKTMGLNTVFTDHSLFGFADVSSVLTNKLLTVSLCDTNHIVCVSYTSKENTVLRAALDPEIVSVIPNAVEHGDFTPDPSQRHDDRITIVVISRLVYRKGIDLLSGIIPELCLKHPNLHFLIGGEGPKRLVLEEVREKYQLHDRVRLLGPLEHKDVRGVLVQGHIFLNTSLTEAFCMAIVEGASCGLQVVSTRVGGIPEVLPEDLITLCEPTVSSLCAGLEAVIARQRSGSVSTPASIHARVRNLYTWRNVAERTEKVYDRVCGEEVLPLDRRLRRLRTHCGPVAGSIFAFVAVLDFFFLLFLQWILPDRHVDVAVDASGPLGLWRQQPNGRKDKAPSKRVVK is encoded by the exons ATGGGCCACAAGAGAAGGGCAGCAGCATTCAATCATGAATCTCAGGCAGTCTGTGGACACTCAGCAGAAGCTATCAAAGCCCCC TGTCTGATGGAGAAGGGACACAAGGTGGTGATTGTCACACACGCCTACGGCCGCAGGAAGGGCGTCAGGTACCTGACCAATGGCCTTAAGGTCTACTACCTGCCTCTGCATGTGATGTACAACcagtccaccaccaccaccttctTCCACAGCATGCCGCTCCTGCGCTGTGTGTTTGTCAGGGAGCGCATCACTGTGGTGCACTCGCACAGCTCATTCTCTGCTATGGCCCACGATGCTTTGTTCCATGCTAAGACCATGGGACTGAACACG GTGTTCACTGACCACTCGCTCTTTGGCTTTGCCGACGTGAGTTCCGTGCTGACCAACAAGCTCCTGACGGTGTCGCTGTGCGACACCAACCACATCGTGTGCGTCTCCTACACCAGCAAGGAGAACACCGTTCTGCGTGCCGCGCTCGATCCGGAAATCGTCTCTGTCATTCCCAACGCCGTCGAGCACGGCGACTTCACGCCCGATCCGTCTCAGCGCCACGACGACAGGATCACCATCGTTGTGATCAGTCGCCTCGTCTACCGCAAAG GCATTGATCTTCTCAGTGGAATCATACCAGAGCTCTGCCTCAAACATCCAAATCTACATTTCCTCATTGGTGGAGAGGGACCAAAGAGACTTGTGTTGGAAGAAGTGAGGGAGAAATACCAGCTACATGACAG GGTGCGCCTGTTGGGGCCTCTGGAGCACAAAGATGTCCGAGGAGTTTTGGTGCAGGGTCACATCTTCCTCAACACGTCACTCACTGAAGCCTTCTGCATGGCCATTGTGGAAGGAGCCAGTTGTGGACTGCAG GTCGTCAGCACTCGCGTGGGTGGGATTCCCGAGGTGCTTCCCGAGGACTTGATCACGCTTTGTGAGCCAACGGTGAGCTCGCTGTGTGCCGGGCTGGAAGCGGTCATAGCGCGGCAGCGTTCTGGCTCCGTCTCCACGCCCGCCTCCATTCACGCGCGGGTGCGGAACTTGTACACCTGGAGAAATGTTGCCGAGAGGACCGAGAAG gTGTATGACAGAGTATGCGGCGAGGAGGTGCTTCCGCTTGACCGACGCCTCCGGAGGCTTAGGACTCACTGCGGCCCGGTGGCCGGTTCCATCTTTGCCTTTGTGGCGGTTCTAGACTTCTTCTTCCTGTTGTTCCTCCAGTGGATACTGCCTGACAGGCACGTGGACGTGGCCGTGGATGCCAGCGGTCCTCTCGGACTGTGGAGGCAACAACCAAACGGGAGGAAAGATAAAGCTCCGTCAAAAAGAGTCGTCAAGTAA